The Leucoraja erinacea ecotype New England unplaced genomic scaffold, Leri_hhj_1 Leri_366S, whole genome shotgun sequence sequence cacacactagagtctACAGTAGAGAAACAAAGCTGTCCTAGCTTCAGTTGCAACAAAAAAATGCTTCCTTCAGCATTTTACAGTGTAAGGTCTGTATTGCAAGTGTGCACTGAGGACTTGTGTTTCAATCACTTCCGATACACTTTACAaaacatttagaaaaaaaaaagttaaagacACTCTTCCCGCTGCATCCTCAATGGCATTATCAAAACAAAAAGCCGCACTGTTCCACAAGCGTGCCTGAGAGGTACAGCCCGATTTGAGTGGAGGTGAAGGCTTGTGAGACAGGCCACCCAACTTGGCTGCCCCAGTTTCAAGCCTGGAGCGGGTTTCTCCCAGAGCAGTGGCAGGCACCAGCAagataaatctccccccccccccccacccctctcacgcacacacacacacacaaaatgctcttGCATATTCTTCTTAAAACTAAGTGGAACATACATGACCACGCTGTAAATGGTCCCCTTCGGTTATTTTGGGGCATGGTTTTGGTAaacaaatctaaaaaaaaaaaaaacttatcccaGAAGTCTAACTTTTGGAACTTTTGAAATCTAAAAAAGTTTCCAAaagtccaaaaaaaaaaaatcttttttttttttctctcatcccAAACAAAGTTGCAAATAAATATTTCTTCCGAAGGACCGGAAGAAAGACAAAAGGGAGGATGGACAGGTCATTGTCTTTTTCCCTGGACCTATAAACCATTGCGGATTCAACACAAAATGGTGGGGATTTGTGGCATGCGATTTTGGGGAGGgatagtgaggggagagagagagagaggaaggagagggagagagaggaggggaagaggagaggggaagaggagagggagagagagagaggagaagaagaggaggggaagaCTGCAACAGAAACACGAAACATGAGATGGTCAATCCATCTTCATATGTTGCACAAGTCTTAGggagaacattaaaaacaaaatgccagaatgtttaaaaaaaacaaaaagcagaTGAGAATTTGGATTTTCTTTTGGTGGTTGACAACGGTGAGTCAGTTTGTGTTGAGGACAGTTTGTGTAAATCCTCGGCTACCTCCGTTCCACACTAGTGCCCGTGGCGCTCCTCATTGCTTCTGCTGCATGGCCTCCTTCCTTGCGGCGTCTTGCAGTAACTGGGTGTCCACCTCATCGGCCGGCAGCTGGACGTAACGCACCACCGAGCCACGGATGAAGCAGTTCTTCACGGAGAGCTGGCGGGGTAAAGAACAGCGGTGAGCGCGCGGGGAGACGGGACGACGTCCGAGctagcgtaggaaggaactgcagatagaccgaaagggactcgacccgaaaaccGTCGCCCTCTACTTCTCTCCACAGACAAGGcaaaaatagctggagtaaccagactggatagacttggtttatactctctagaatttagaagattgagaggggatcttatagaaacttgcaaaattcttaaggggttcgacaggctagatgcaggaagattgttcccgatgttagggaagtccaggacaaggggtcacagcttaaggataaaggagaaatcctttaaaaccgagatgagaagaacttttttcacgcagagagtggtgaatctctggaactctctgccacagagggtagttgaggccacttcattggctatatttaagagggagttagatgtggcccttgtggctaaggggatcagggggtatggagagaaggcaggtacgggatactgagttggatgatcagccatgatcatattgaatggcggtgcaggctcgaagggtcgaatggcctactcctgcacctaatttctatgtttctatgtctatgttaaagggcctgtcccaccttcacgaccCAATTCACGATCTCTGCcaagtttgtccttgactcacactcgcagtatggtcgtcacaaggtcgtaggcaggatgtgatgctagtcatagaaacatagacatagaaaataggtgcaggaggaggccattcagcccttcgagccagcactgccattcattgtgatcatggctgatcgtccccaatcaataacccatgcctgccttctcccaatatcctttgattccactagcccccagagccatatctaactctctcttaaatccatccagtgacttggcctccgctgccctctgtggcagggaattccacaaattcacaactctctgggtgaaaacgtttttttctcacctcagtcttaaatgacctcccctttattctaagactgtgtggcccctggttctggactcgccccacattgggaacatagtcataggtattcgtggcatcaagtaggtctggGCGTTTTTCTAACCTggtaaaaaatgcccacgagtaaataaggtcgtgaattaggtcgtgaaagtgggacgggcccataactcggcggggacaggcagcatctctggagagaaggaatgggtgatgtttcgggtcgaggcccttcttcagactggttagggataaggggaacgagagatatagacgatatagagatatagaacaattaataaaagatatgcaaaaaagtaaccatgattaaggaaacaggccattgttagctgtttgttgggtaaaaatgagaagctggtgcaacttgggtgggagagggatagagagagagggaatgccggggctacctgaagtgagaaaaatcaatattcatactactgggctgtaaactgcccaagcaaaatatgagatgctgctcctccaatttgcatttagcctcactctgacaatgcaggagaccgaggacagaaaggtccgtgtgggaatgggaaggagaattgtagtgcacctctccagagatactgtctgacccgctgagttactccagcattttgtgtctatctatggtttaaaccagcgtctgcagttccttcttggtttcttgttcctccaaaatattccaaatgggattTAAACTGAAGGTCGGAACTGGTcgttgccggtttaaaccgaagctagacgcaaaaaagctggagtgactcagcgggtaagatcatgagagggattAGACACGGTAAACAAGTCTTTTACGCAGAGAAGGGGAATGAAGAACGAGATGACACAGGGACAGAATAAGGTTCGGGTGGTCTAATTTTTATACTGTATCCTATGGACttaggaatcagtctgaagaaaggtcccagcccGAAATGTTACTTGACCATACCGACcatagagaatggagcggctgggcttgtacactctggcgtttagaaggatgagagggcatctcattgaaacgtaagattgttaagggtttcagcacgccagaggcaggaaacatgttgccgattgggggagtccagaacaggggccacagtttaagaataaggggtaagccatttagaacagagacaaggaaacacttgttctcagagagagttgtgagtctgtggaattctctgcctcagagggcggtggaggccggttctctggatgctttcaagagagagctagatagggctcttaaagatagcgtagtcaggggatatgaggagaaggcaggaacggggtactgattggggatgatcagcaatgatcacattgaatggcggtgctggctcgaagggccaactcctgcacatattggcgCTACTCACTCACTCGTCCCCGACCTATGGACAACCCCGGTCCCGACCAATGATCATAGAGCGGATCtttgatcccgacagtgaagcccagacacagaaggtgcgcgggcgGCTGTGCTGGCGGCTTTGCACAGGATACGGTTCAGCCAGAGCTTGGCGCGGCCGCCATTGAGGCCGCCAGCGCAGGTGTCCTCGAATCACCGCggcctcgggcccgggaggtaccggagatgatggaagtctgTGGGCCAGATAATTACAGGGGGAAACAAAAACCACACCTGTAGgcgggatgattttgggttacgggccgccaTCGGCCCGGGGGCCCTGAGTTGCCGGCCCCTGCATTAGACTATCATTAGCAGGGAATCGCCACCATTTGTCGTCTCTTGAGCACATATTTGCCAGAACAAACACAATTGCTGGGAGACACAaaagagtaacacagcaggtcaggcagcatctctgaggagaaggaaaatgggtgacgtttcgggtgcagacacgtctccagcattttgtgtctaccttcgatttaaaccagcatctgccgttcgttCCGACAAATACGACTGCTGCATACACTCACCATGTGTGGATATTTCTCTGGATCAGTCACACTGATATCCGTCAGTTTGATGTTCAGGTACTGAAAAGGAACAGAAGGGATGCATCACAACCTGGTTCGGGAAGATCTCCGtgcaagacggcaagaaattgcagagaatagtggacgcagcccagaccatcacagtagacaacaggtgcaggaggaggccattcggctcttcgagccagcatcgccattcaatgtaatcatggctgatcatccccaatcagtacccagttcctgccttctccccatatcccctgactccgctatctttaagagccctatctagctctctcttgaaagtatccagagaaccggtctccaccgccctctgaggcagagaattccacagactcacaactctctgtgtgaaaaagtgtttcctcgtctctgttctaa is a genomic window containing:
- the smx5 gene encoding smx5, whose translation is YLNIKLTDISVTDPEKYPHMLSVKNCFIRGSVVRYVQLPADEVDTQLLQDAARKEAMQQKQ